From the Argopecten irradians isolate NY chromosome 13, Ai_NY, whole genome shotgun sequence genome, one window contains:
- the LOC138305821 gene encoding angiopoietin-related protein 7-like, producing METTAGPSSSTKFFSKPPHVTPSIFTVLYIVASGVYEYTIIGGPTIQVYLDMDTEDGPWIVVQRRTSADVDFYRNWADYKNGFGGLLGNFWLGNDKIHLLTSTPMILRVVLEGWDGTTGYAQYSSFQIANEAQNYRLSVSGFSGSISSDALGPHNGYDFSTYDRDNDIKNQEHCASTYKGAWWYFNCLSCNLNGLYMVDVGDTDVTSMLWQDFPRNDIGAPLKKCTMMIRKP from the exons ATGGAAACGACTGCTGGTCCATCGAGTTCAACGAAATTCTTCTCAAAGCCACCAC ATGTCACACCTAGTATATTTACCGTGTTATACATTGTAGCCTCCGGCGTTTACGAATATACTATCATAGGCGGACCGACTATACAGGTTTACCTAGATATGGATACAGAAGATGGTCCGTGGATT GTGGTACAGAGACGAACAAGTGCTGACGTGGATTTCTATCGGAACTGGGCTGACTATAAGAATGGATTTGGGGGTCTGCTGGGAAACTTTTGGCTTG GAAATGACAAAATTCACCTGCTGACAAGCACCCCGATGATCCTACGTGTTGTACTGGAGGGATGGGACGGAACTACAGGATATGCCCAATACTCGTCTTTCCAGATAGCTAATGAGGCTCAGAATTATAGACTGTCCGTCTCGGGATTTTCCGGTAGCATTTCAT CTGACGCATTAGGGCCTCATAATGGTTACGACTTCTCAACCTACGACAGGGATAACGACATCAAAAATCAAGAACACTGTGCGTCGACCTACAAAGGCGCCTGGTGGTACTTTAACTGCCTCAGCTGTAACCTAAACGGCTTGTATATGGTCGACGTCGGGGATACGGATGTCACATCCATGCTTTGGCAGGATTTCCCTCGGAACGACATTGGGGCACCACTGAAAAAATGCACCATGATGATTCGGAAACCATAA